In Ovis canadensis isolate MfBH-ARS-UI-01 breed Bighorn chromosome 11, ARS-UI_OviCan_v2, whole genome shotgun sequence, the DNA window tgaaaactgaggcttggagacaCTAATCTACTTGCTGTTTGTCAACTAAAGGCAGGCAGGATGAAGACCCAACTCTGGAGGCAAGAGCAGGTGGAATGGAGGGAGACAAAACTCTCAGTAAAACATGAGTTCTTACTGGGTTCATGGACCTCCACTGATGAGCTTTAGGGGAACTGTGAATCTCATAAATTATATGCAATGCATGTATGCTTACTGGGGGTGGGAAGAGATCTATAGTTTTCAACATACACTCAAATCCCTAAAGACCAAACTGTTAAGAATCCTTAACCTAGCATATTGCCTGGCACACAAAGGCACTCaataatatctgttgaatgaatgaataagtaaatggaggggtgagtaaatgaatgaatgtcccAGGAGATATATGAGCTGGTACACACATTATCTTCTGCGGTGGTGAAAGCAATCCTGGGACCTGAGCCCAATCTGCCCCCAGTTTCTTTCTCCCAGTCCCAGAGGGCACAGCCAAGTGCTCTGAGAGCTCCCAAGAGATGCCTCCCCCGCattctccccacctccactcctGACAATGACCAGGCAGAGACAGGACTTGTGCAACTCAGATAATGAAGCTTTATTGCTTGCTGGAAGGGGCAAGGGTGAAACAGGGCTCACGAGTCAAGTGCTtgggggaggcagggacaggAGAAGGGATCCCCCAGGGAAATGTGTGTccacttgggggtggggggtgctttcTAGGCATGAGCAGTGCAGAGAAGCCTTAGTTCTTGGTGCGAACGATCTGCTCGTGTGTGGACACCACCTTGCCGTCGTGCACGTCCACGACTTTGGTGCGAACCTGGCGACTGGAGGATActagggaagagagaagagagggcaTTACTAGTGGTGGGTGGCAGTAGAAAAATCAGGAGCAGAGGCCAAGGAGCCCAGGGCACTGACATGAACCGTCTCCCTACTGCCCTGTCCCCTGATTACCACCTCACCCACTGCTCTTGCCCCAGCACTGATATTATCAACACATTTCTTTCAGACTAGAGCTCCCTAAGGTCAGGGAGTCTGTGTCCTCAGACTGGAGCATCctaataactgagatcaaaatgGTTCTGTCCAGATCCGCCCAAATGGACCGGGCTTGGTGGGAAGACCATGTGGGGCTCTGTCCATGGTGCTAACTATGGGACCCTAGCTCAACTCCTCCAGAAGCCCCTAACATCCTAGAGCTGCTGGGAGACAGGCGGTGGTCCCGAGTTCAGGCTGGATGAGGAGGAAGGCCTTACCATCTCTGGATGACTGAGAGCCAGAGGAGAACTGGGAAGAGGAGAGGCTGTGAAGACAGAAAGGGGCAAAGGTCATTAGACACCGCGGTGGAGCAGTGAGTGAACACTGGGGGCAGGACAGGGGGGCCAGGCACTCACTGGGCGTCCTCGCCCTCCAGCAGGCGGCGGTAGGTGGCGATCTCCTGCTCCAGCCGCGTCTTCACGTCCAGCAGGATCTTGTACTCCTGGTTCTGCTGCTCCATCTCGCAGCGCAGCTGGGCCAGCTGCTCCTCCACGCTGCTGATCAGCTCCTGGATCTGGGCCAGCTGCATGCAGTAGCGACCTTTGGTCTCTTCCAGGCTGTTCTCCAGAGATGCTTTctgtgagggaaggaaagaagatcaGGAATCAGGGAGGGTGGTCATTCCCTCCCAGCAAGACCCGCGCGCGCATACCCCCAGGCCCGGCCACGCGCCTACCATGCTGAGCTGGGACTGCAGCTCGATCTCCAGGTTTTGCATGGTGCGCCGGAGCTCCGAGATCTCGCTCTTGCCGCTCTGCACCAGCTCGCTGTTGGTAGCCACCTCGCGGTTCAGTTCCTCTGTCTGCAGAAAGGAAAGCACTGTTTGCACAGGAAGTTCCAGGGAAAAGGGGTTCCTGGGTCCCTTCCACTCCAAACGCCACCCACCTTGCTGAAGAACCAGTCCTCGGCATCCTTGCGGTTCTTCTCCGCCATCTTCTCGTACTGGTCGCGCATCTCGTTCAGGATTCGGCTCAGGTCCACGCCAGGGGCGGCGTCCATCTCCACGTTGACGTCTCCGCCCACCTGGCCTCTCAGGGAGTTCATTTCCTACACAACCAATGAACAATCCATTATGGTGGCCGATTAAAATTTCCCAGTCGGAGGTGTTCCTGGACTGAACGTTGTCTTCAGGCATCTGAATTGCATCTCTTCCCTCCCAGCTAACTCTCTAAGCGGGCTTTTCCATTTAGCTCTCACCTCCTCGTGGTTCTTCCGGAGGTAGGCCAGCTCCTCCTTGAGGCTCTCGATCTGCATCTCCAGGTCGGCTCTGGCCAGGGTCAGCTCGTCCAGCACCCTGCGCAGGCCGTTGATGTCGGCCTCCACACTCAAGCGCAGGTTCAGCTCCGTCTCATACCTGGAATGacccaagagaaatgagacaCCCACCCCAGTCACACTGGTGTTTCTGTTCTCTTCCCCCTCCTGTCCATAGTTGGCCTTCTTGGGTGGTTTATGGAGCCAGTCTTGATTGGCATGGATGGACATAATGCTCATTATTCCTCAGATAGGAACATCTGGGGAGGGGGACAATGACAGGAGTAagtagttccttgtgctgtagaATTCATGGAGGGGAGATGCCAACCAATATGACTACCTCTGGCACTTCAGGGGCAAGTTGGGAAATGGGGAGTGCCTCTCCTTGAAGCAGAGGCTCCCTAATCTGACTGTGGATCAAAATCACCCAAGTAGCctattaaaaataactgaatcagAATCCCAAGGGTGGGGCCCAAGAGTCTTGTATTTTTACAAGCGCCCCAAGGGGGTTGCACACAGCCATCCTGACACTGGCACACTCTGTTCAGGGAACACTGCTCCCAAAACGCCCCACCCAGGGAAGACTGGGTGCTCTGAACCACCACTGCAAACTCACTTGGTGCGGAAGTCATCAGCGGCCAGACGGGCATTGTCAATCTGCAGCACAACATTAGCATTGTCCACAGTGGCTGTGAGGATCTGCAGATGCAAAGGGTATAGGTCACTGGTGGAGAGGACAGTGCTAGCCAGACCTGACTTCAGCCGGCATCAGGCCTTCACCTTCATGCTCCGCTTGAATCCCCGTTACTCCCCACAAGCCTTTGCCATGGCAGCCTAAAGGATAGTCCCCGTTGGTCCAGCCTTGACCCAGGACTTTGTTGGCTCATGGGCATCAGAATGGGTAGAAAGAGCCTTGGCTTTAAAATAACTAGCCCTTGAGTTTGGGTCCTGCTTCTACCACTGACTTGTTGCAAAACCTGAGGTGGGTCTCAGAGCCTCAAGTTCCCTGCCACTGAGGAGAATGACCAGGCTCTCCAGACCCCCTTCCTGACCTGAATTCCCCTCTCTCTGCACACGCCAGGCGTGCCAGGACTCTGTAGGCACATGCACTCCTTCTCAAGCCCTCGGAGCACAGGATCTTAAGAGGGGCTTTCCCACAAACTGAGGTCCAGCTGGCACAGAGGATTCAAACCAGAAGAAGCAAataggggtgaggggagggttgGTGGGGACAGACTGAACTCTGGATTGGCTAGAGTTCCCTCCCTCATCATCTGATTTCCCTAATCCTCTCAAAGCATCAGAGCCAGACACCAAGATCAGCAGACTCCTGGTGTGATATGGGAGCAAGGAACAAGAGTCAGATGACACAAGTCCCCCCAGCTCCCCTCCTGTGCGGGGCACGTGAGGTGGGCCACCACTGATTGTCTCTGTGGGTTTTCCATGCCCTGTTGGCTGTGGGGAGGGGCTGCCTGTGCCAAGACTCATGCAGGCAGCCACCACAGCCCAGACTAATGAGCTAATGAGCGGTTTGGATGTCTAGCCTGGTCCCGTTACAGCCTCACTCCTCCCCTGGGCTGGAGAACAGGTTGCTGCCTCCCAAGCTGGCAGGTGGGGCACAAGGGCTGTAGCTTTGGCTCTGCCATTAATTTGCTACGTGACCTTGGGCAGACAGCCCaaagcttcagcttcttctgtaACTTGTAAGTGTAGGAACCCCCGGTGTCTCATGGGTCTCGAGTCCAGAGAGGTATGAGCCAGGTGGGGAAAAGGCGACCATCTTCTCATAGACTAGCTCTGTTGGGGGCATCTAGAGCCAGAAGAAGGGGCTGGAGGCTAGCCTGTCTAAGAATTCAAAGCAATCAGTGCTCTGAGGCCTCCACTGCTCCTGAGTGAGGTGGCTCGAACGGCGCCTCCTGCCGCCTGGCCCACGCACCTTGTTCCGCAGGTCCTCGATGGTCTTGAAGTAGGGGCTGTAGTCCTTGGTCTCAGCAGGCCGCTGCCTCTGGTACCAGTCGCGGATCTTCACCTCCAGGTCGGCGTTGGCCTCCTCCAGGGCGCGCACTTTGTCCAGGTAGGAGGCCAGGCGGTCATTCAGGTTCTGCATGGTCACCTTCTCACTGCCCACCAGGAGCCCATCACCACCGCCAAAGCCACCGCCAAAGCCACCGCCCACGCCACCACCAAAGCCACCACCGAAGCCGGCACCAAGGCCACCGCCATATCCTCCACCAAAGCCGCTGCCCAGGGCCCcgccaaagctgctgctgctgctgaaaccACCGCCATAGCCGCCCCCCAGCCCGCAGGCACCCCCGGAGGAGTAGCGggtggaggagacagacaggCCTCCATAGGCACTGGGGGCCCGGCAGGAGCCTCCAGCCAGGACGGAAGATATGCGGCTAGAGCCACCACCGATGCCCCCGGAGCTCTTGATGGAGCTGGAGGAGGTGTACTGGCGGCTGCAGGTGGTCATGGTGCCAAGGAGAGAGGTGAATGAGCAAGTGAGCGAGTCGGCAGGGAAGAGAAAGGTGCTGAGGTGAGTTAGAAGGATGCCTGGTTTTATACTCCTGGGTAGGGGCGGGCCTGGCATTTTCCATTCCCCTTGGCTTTCATCACCCAGAGGCCAGTGCCAACTCCCAGGCAGATCCCTCCTCTCATCCACCTCATCATGTCTGTCATATTTTACTGGAAACTCATTGTTCAGGGTGTTTGGGGTTTCTTGTCCCGCCAGATGTGATTCACAGGAGGAGGTGTGGGCCTGCAGGCTACACTTTCCCTTCAGACCCTGGGAGCACACGTGCTGGGCTCAGCAAGATGGTGGGAGTAGGGCCTGTGTGCACCATAAACCTGGTGACTTGTTAGTTTCTCATTAATTTAGTGGGCCTCTGCCATCCACTTGGGGGGAAGCCCACCACTCCAGGTGGCACCTGGCTGGAGGAGCAATAGCATGGCAAGGTCACATGGGGCACAGAGATGCTGCTCAGCAttaccatctataaaatgagatgaGGCTTTGGGACCCTCCAAGGTCTGACCTTCTGGGCTGTGCCAAGGGGCCTGTCACACTCCTGAAACATGCCCTGCCAGTAGTCAAGTGGCTCAGGCTTCCACCCCAATGCCCCAAGTACAGAGAAATCCAGGCAGCTCTCCTCAGCCCTTAGCACCGACCCTAAGGTCCTCCACACACCTGTGGACATGCCCATGGCACTGGCTGCTTACTCTGGCCAAGGGCAGGTGGGAGTCCAGAAGACATTGGGAAAGAGCATGCAGTCAGGTGGAGTCCTGACTCTGCTGTTTACTCCTGTGTGACCTAGGCCCTGATGCTTCCTCCAGTCtcggtttgctcatctgtaaagtgggcgtAAATACCACCTGCTCAGTCTGGCCATGGATTCTCGGTGGCCACTCTGCCTACTGCAGTCAGCTCGAGAAGACAGCATGACAATGAATGTGAGGGGGTTTCGTAAGTCGAGTGGGGCAGAGTCTGGGTAGCATTGTTGTAGCCCAATCTGGGCCCCAGAGGGGGTGGAGCAACACCCCTGGCACAGCAATGAGGGGCACCAGGGCACTCagaccaccagggcagccccatgGGAGGGTTTGGCTCAGGCACCATTGTCTGAGCCCCTTGTAGGGTTTTAGTgggtggaggagggcaggcatCAGAAAGTGGAGTCAAGCATCCCCAACCCCTGAGGCCCTGAGGGTCAGGGGACATTTCCAGGGGTCCTTCAAGCTCTGCCTCATATGTCTGTATATCAGGACCTCAGCCATCTCAGGTCTCCCAGACAACCTCCAAAGGCACCCCTGAGGCCTCACCCcgccctcccaccacccctcaGCCCCACAGACCCCGGCAGGCATGTTGAGAGGAATGCAGTCGTGTCTGGGGCTGCCTGACACGTCCCATCTCCCCAGACAGGCCCCAACAGCCCCTGCTGGAGGCTCCAGGACTCCTCCTGGATCAACTGCTCCTGGAATGGAAGCAGAgcctccctctgccccctccccaactGCCGCCAAAGCAGAAGTCGGGGAgccgccctccccacccctacccgcCGCCACTGGGGCTTAGAAGACAATGCTGAGACAAACACTTGAGGCTGTGGGCTCCCCAGATCTGCCATGCTGAGGACGCTCGAGGATGTGAGTAAGCGagggccccgccccaccccaaccTCCCCTGACAGACACTCCTAATCTCCTTCCAGAGAATGGTCCCCCACCCCGGCCCAGCCCTACAATTTCCTCAGTGAGAGGCAGCAGGGATTTGGGCTGAAGGAGGAGATGCCTTTGTTAGAAGACTTTGCTGTTGGTTGTGCGGTGGAGGGGTTGGGGTGCTCTGCAGAGAAACATGCAGCATTCAGAGGGATCCAACGAGCACCAGTGAGTGCAGAGCCCAGCACCCGCTTCCTCTGTGGTGCCCACCACCCCGTCTCTTTCCACCGCCAGGAACCACGGACAGAATCCCTGGAGCATGGGACACAGGAAGAGCTCTTCTTCCCTCTCACTTGATTCAGTGGAAACCACAAGAGGCTCCCTCCTTGCCCCTCGCCAAAGGAGAGTCCAAAAGACAAAGTGGGTGGGGAACCCATGATGCATACATTCACGCACACAATCCAGGAAGAGATCTTTGCCAGCCCGCTCCCAACCTCCAGGGACCCTGGAATCCCAGCATCAGAAACAGTTCTGACTGTCTCCCCCACCCAGGACTAGACCCTGGCTCAGATTCTAAGGCCAGCCCTCTTCCCCCTGTAGACAGGGATCTAGGTGCAAATAGCCTGGCCTGGTGTTCCTGACATTTTGAAGAGGGGCAGCTTTCTGGAGCAGCAGGGGTTAATATGATGGGTTAGGGGGCGGCATCATCTGTTGGAACTGGAGTACCCCCCACCTCTGGACTCCCGGGCTGGTTTTGTGTGGCATGTGGCCATTCCCTGAccctcctccagcctcccccCGGGGAAGAGGAGGTTGCGGTAAAGGAGGGCGGTGCCTCTTGTGGTTGGTGAGTCTCCCAGCACCAGCCGGTTGAGGGGAGACCGATGCCAATCCAAACTGGTGAAGGGGCAGGGCCAGGCAGCCCCCCACAGAACCAGCATTGTGTGCTGAGGACCCGGCTGCTCCCAAGGAAGGAGGAGATCTCGGGACAGCCCAGTCTGAGGAAGGAGACACAACCCTTGTCCTCAGAGCCCCAGTCTCATTGAAGAGACAGTCTCTGCTCTTTGGAAACCCCCAGCCTGAGAGGGAAGAGAGGACACACCCCCGAATCACTGAAGCTACGAATAAATATCAGAACAGTGCAGTTCATGTGCATTCGTTTCCTGGGGCTGCAGTAACACATTATCACAAACCTCGTGGTTAAAAACAACCAACAgtcttctctcacagttctggagtacGGAAGTCTAAAATTAAGGTGCCACAGTCCGTGTGCAAGTGCTGAGGGGGATCCTGCCTTGCCTCTTCCAGTTTCTGTCCACTTCTTGCACTCCTTGCTTTATGGCAATGCAACTCCAATCTCTGCCCTGTCTTCACGTAGCCAtcatctctctgtgtctgtgtgcccTTTTCTATCTTAGGACACTCATTGGATTTAGTACCCACCctaggcttcctggtggctcagaaggttaagaggctgcctgcaatgcaggagacccgagtttgaaccctgggtctggaagatcctctggagaaggaaatagtaacctgctccagtattcttgcctggagaattccatgggcagaggagcctggtaggctgtagtccctggggtcccagaacagttggacatgactgagcaaccaacactctCACTAATCCAGTATGATCGTCTCTCAGTTCTTACATCTGCAAAGAGCTTATTTCCAAATCAGTTCACATTCTGAGGCTCCAGGTGCACACAAAGTTCAGGGGGACACTATTCTACCCACTACCTATGTAACAGACCCAGAACTATCCATGTTGCAGAGGCAGTGGTGAAAACTTTTGGAGAGATGGTTATGATAAGATGTGGGCAGGGCCAATCAGGAAGGCTTCTGGGAGCAGCTTTAACAACATGTAAAGGTGCCAGGCAGTGAGCATCAGGGAAGTACCGAATTCTCAGGTCTCTCATCCACACTTCCCATCACCCAGTTTCTCTGACTCCTTCACAAATAGACAACTCCTCTGAGACAGAGGTGttttatgactttttattttgagattatcTTGAACTGTTCATTAAAAGTTGCAAAAATTTTACAGAATCTATGTGTCcccttcacccagcttcccctAACATGAACAGATGACATAAACATTatacagtgatcaaaaccagTACATTAACATCGACCCAATCATGTTAATTAACCATGGACTTTTCTTGCATTTCGCCAGTTTCTCCAGCAATGACCCTTTTTTGTTGCAGGATCCAGTCCAGGATTCCGCTCACTAGTTGTCACGTGTCCTGCGGTTTGTGACAGCCCCTTCTGTCGTTGTTTGTCTTTTAAGACCGTAACGCTTTTAAAGAGTACCGGtcagttatttttataaaacatccCTCAGTTTGGGTTCTTCTGATAATTTCTCAACATCAGATTGAGGCTATGCATTTTGACAAGACCACAGATGTGACATTATGACCTTCTCGGTGCATGATCTCCGGCATCCAAGACATGTGTTGATGTGTCTTAGGGCTGATGACATTAACCTTGCTCACTGGCTGAAGTGGGTTTGTTAGGCTTCTCCACTGTAGTATTGTTTTTCTCACTGAAACTAATAACTACTTGGAGGAAGATACTTTGAGACTATGCAATTtatcctgtttctttttaaactttcacCCACTGGTTTTTGAATCCATCAACAGAGGGAAAGAGCTTTTGACACGCACTGGCTCAAGAGCCTCATTTATCCAGACTTGAGGGACTGTGGCTTTTAGGAGACACTTGGAGGGTTGTCCAGGCCTAAGAAAAaactctttcctcctctcttgtCTAGCCCCATAGCTAACCTGGGCCCTTCAAACCCTCTGTGCCCTAAGGCATTCCCATACCTCTTCCTTGGAAGCGATACCAAGTCTTTCCCTAATCACTGATGTCCggagccacgttaggcattactgacagtCTTTTCTTAGCCTCACCCCCCTCCACCAGCCATGGGGGAAAGAAAGGGACAGGTAGAGTCCTCCTCATGTCCCAGGTAGGAAGTCTGAGGTCCAGAGAAGCTCACAGTCAAGTGACCAGTTGGAGCCCTCCTTGTGATTCTCAGATCACCTCCCACCCGGAGGGTCTGCCCAGAGCTGggcttctcctctcctcctggcaGAGTCCAGgcccccttctttccttccccatcTCTCCACACCATCCCCTGCCTAGGCTCCTTCACTTTGCCTGCTCCCTCTCCTCACCAATTCCCAGCTGCCTGTGTACAGCAAGGGTCATATCTACTAGAGCTGAGGGCTGCCACTTCT includes these proteins:
- the LOC138414743 gene encoding keratin, type I cytoskeletal 14: MTTCSRQYTSSSSIKSSGGIGGGSSRISSVLAGGSCRAPSAYGGLSVSSTRYSSGGACGLGGGYGGGFSSSSSFGGALGSGFGGGYGGGLGAGFGGGFGGGVGGGFGGGFGGGDGLLVGSEKVTMQNLNDRLASYLDKVRALEEANADLEVKIRDWYQRQRPAETKDYSPYFKTIEDLRNKILTATVDNANVVLQIDNARLAADDFRTKYETELNLRLSVEADINGLRRVLDELTLARADLEMQIESLKEELAYLRKNHEEEMNSLRGQVGGDVNVEMDAAPGVDLSRILNEMRDQYEKMAEKNRKDAEDWFFSKTEELNREVATNSELVQSGKSEISELRRTMQNLEIELQSQLSMKASLENSLEETKGRYCMQLAQIQELISSVEEQLAQLRCEMEQQNQEYKILLDVKTRLEQEIATYRRLLEGEDAHLSSSQFSSGSQSSRDVSSSRQVRTKVVDVHDGKVVSTHEQIVRTKN